The Sporomusaceae bacterium FL31 genome contains a region encoding:
- the hypA_1 gene encoding putative hydrogenase nickel incorporation protein HypA, producing the protein MKEMAIAQDILTIALDTAGQHDAKKVKSISVLIGEMSDIESESLMSCFEKLAAGTIAEQAELKITPVPIVVYCHECKKRLTVDRLHFICAICGSTKLEILTGDGLQLEDLDLE; encoded by the coding sequence ATGAAGGAAATGGCTATTGCACAAGATATTTTAACCATTGCCCTTGATACCGCAGGCCAGCATGATGCTAAGAAAGTTAAATCGATTTCGGTGTTAATCGGTGAAATGAGTGACATTGAATCAGAATCGCTAATGAGTTGTTTCGAAAAATTAGCGGCAGGAACGATTGCAGAACAAGCGGAATTGAAAATTACCCCTGTTCCAATTGTTGTATATTGTCATGAGTGTAAAAAGAGACTGACAGTTGACCGATTGCATTTTATATGTGCGATATGTGGATCAACAAAATTAGAAATTTTGACAGGTGACGGATTGCAATTAGAAGACTTAGATTTAGAATAA
- the dapA3 gene encoding 4-hydroxy-tetrahydrodipicolinate synthase, producing the protein MKKPLFIGSAVAIVTPFTETGVDYQTLAELIEFQIKGGTDAIVVCGTTGEASTMPDDEHIAVIKFAVDTINKRLPVIAGTGSNDTRHAVELSKAAEEAGADGILSVTPYYNKATQKGLYEHFKLIANNINIPVILYNVPSRTNLNLNPETVQALAEFDNIVAIKECNLGQVGDVVNLCGEDFSVYSGDDNTVLPVLSLGGKGVISTMANIIPTDTHNMVEKFFLGDIQGAMKLQLQTLNLIKALFSEVNPIPVKAAVNLLGFKAGSCRMPLTDLSDHNLAILRSEMEAYGLIK; encoded by the coding sequence ATGAAAAAACCATTGTTTATCGGCTCGGCGGTAGCTATTGTCACTCCTTTTACCGAGACTGGTGTTGATTATCAAACGTTAGCTGAATTAATTGAGTTTCAAATTAAAGGCGGAACAGACGCCATCGTGGTCTGTGGTACCACGGGCGAAGCTTCTACTATGCCTGATGACGAGCATATTGCTGTAATCAAATTTGCAGTCGATACAATCAATAAGCGGCTGCCGGTTATTGCGGGCACTGGAAGCAATGATACCAGGCATGCTGTCGAGTTATCCAAAGCAGCAGAGGAAGCTGGTGCTGACGGAATATTATCCGTAACTCCATATTATAATAAGGCAACTCAAAAAGGATTGTATGAGCATTTCAAACTCATTGCCAATAACATTAATATTCCAGTGATTTTATATAATGTACCAAGCAGAACAAATTTGAACTTGAACCCTGAAACAGTACAGGCATTAGCGGAATTTGATAATATTGTTGCCATCAAAGAATGTAATCTTGGTCAGGTTGGGGATGTTGTGAATTTATGTGGAGAAGATTTTTCGGTTTATTCTGGTGATGATAATACTGTTCTTCCAGTCCTTTCGTTAGGCGGCAAAGGGGTTATTTCGACTATGGCGAATATTATCCCAACAGATACACACAATATGGTTGAGAAATTTTTCCTAGGCGATATTCAGGGAGCGATGAAACTGCAATTGCAGACACTTAACTTGATTAAAGCCTTGTTTAGTGAAGTAAATCCCATCCCTGTCAAAGCAGCTGTTAATCTACTCGGTTTCAAAGCTGGCTCATGTCGTATGCCTTTGACTGATCTCAGTGATCATAATCTTGCGATTCTTCGTTCTGAAATGGAAGCCTACGGTCTGATCAAGTAG
- the guaD gene encoding guanine deaminase, with the protein MESDRILILKGNIIFTPDAENFEIHQDSYLIACNGVISEICTVIPEKYQGIAIHDYGTKLIIPGFVDLHTHAAQFNQRGLGLDYKLLEWLNEYTFQEENKFSDPSYAALVYEAFADELIAQGTTRVVVFATVHQDSSRILFDILARKGIGAYVGKVNMDNNCPAFMKEDTQASLEATEELIKEWVGNALVKPIITPRFAPTSTRDLLKGLGNLARAYQLPVQSHLSENPSEIEWVKELFPELMEYHRVYLHYNLFGQTPTLMAHCVHLSDAAIQSMKENQVVAVHCPDSNMNLTSGIMPVRKLLNAGVKVGLGSDVGAGHSLSMAQTIVKTIQLSKISYTLDNQYEALTLPEVFYMATKGGGSFFGQVGSFEPGYCLDALVIDNKMVGSELSPAETLQHFIYTGNPSNIVARYIAGRQMK; encoded by the coding sequence ATGGAAAGCGATCGGATTTTGATTTTAAAAGGTAATATTATTTTTACTCCTGATGCTGAAAATTTTGAAATCCACCAGGATAGCTATTTGATTGCTTGCAACGGTGTAATCAGTGAAATCTGTACAGTTATACCTGAGAAGTATCAAGGGATTGCAATTCATGATTATGGAACGAAACTCATCATTCCAGGATTTGTAGACCTGCATACTCATGCTGCTCAATTTAACCAGCGAGGGTTGGGCCTTGATTATAAATTGCTAGAATGGCTGAATGAATATACTTTTCAGGAAGAGAATAAATTCAGTGACCCAAGCTATGCGGCGTTGGTTTACGAGGCATTTGCTGATGAGCTTATCGCTCAGGGAACAACGCGTGTGGTCGTGTTTGCTACTGTCCATCAAGACAGCAGCCGGATTCTTTTTGATATCCTTGCCCGAAAAGGCATTGGTGCTTATGTGGGCAAGGTCAATATGGATAACAATTGCCCTGCGTTTATGAAAGAAGATACTCAGGCTTCATTAGAAGCGACAGAAGAATTAATTAAGGAATGGGTAGGTAACGCTCTGGTTAAGCCAATTATCACTCCCCGCTTTGCACCTACCAGTACCCGGGATTTATTAAAAGGACTAGGTAATTTAGCGAGGGCTTATCAACTGCCAGTTCAGTCACATTTATCGGAAAATCCAAGTGAAATCGAGTGGGTCAAAGAGTTATTTCCCGAGCTCATGGAGTATCACCGCGTGTATCTTCATTACAATTTATTTGGTCAGACTCCGACCTTAATGGCACACTGCGTACATCTTAGCGATGCGGCTATCCAAAGTATGAAAGAAAATCAAGTCGTGGCAGTGCATTGCCCTGACTCCAACATGAATTTGACAAGTGGGATTATGCCGGTGCGTAAATTATTAAACGCCGGCGTAAAGGTAGGGTTGGGAAGTGATGTTGGGGCTGGGCACAGTTTGTCTATGGCTCAAACAATCGTTAAAACTATACAACTGTCAAAAATAAGTTACACACTTGATAATCAATATGAGGCGCTTACTTTGCCAGAAGTATTTTATATGGCTACTAAAGGCGGCGGAAGTTTTTTTGGTCAGGTTGGGAGCTTTGAACCCGGATATTGCTTGGATGCCCTAGTGATTGATAATAAAATGGTTGGAAGCGAGCTGTCACCGGCTGAAACCCTCCAGCATTTTATTTATACTGGAAATCCTAGTAACATTGTTGCACGATATATTGCCGGAAGACAAATGAAGTAG
- a CDS encoding secretion protein HlyD, which translates to MKNLIQKYRQYIVPTMLLVIMVLAIGYHLLPDSYWNQYFIPEAPAQVTVVSLGSANKPIRLLRTGSTAKSSNIPVNTEYSGSLSEIYVIEGQAVKAGQPLVKLEASAGEGPSVNTPASGVSAQIQNQYENALKDFNRYQALYEQGAVSRRQLENANARLKEAEANLGNGRKMSATLQGTATIVAPIDGIVTGLAAGSGTTVQAGQQLLVLGGGQDIEVVVQLAQADLYLVHLGTEVVIALPGQTMTGQTASIDPVVEADQISSFLAHIKLMDKPAAVLTPGMSIGVHIDTGQMTSVAVLPTVSIFHDEQGRSFIYAAVHDKAVRQEITVGEALGEFTEITSPMAQDTMVITSNVDELKNGSTIVIR; encoded by the coding sequence GTGAAGAATTTAATTCAAAAATATCGGCAGTACATTGTACCGACTATGCTGTTAGTTATAATGGTACTAGCGATAGGCTATCATTTATTACCCGATTCATATTGGAATCAGTACTTTATTCCGGAAGCTCCTGCTCAGGTTACTGTCGTATCACTCGGCAGTGCGAATAAGCCGATTAGGTTGCTCCGAACCGGTTCAACAGCAAAATCAAGCAATATTCCAGTTAATACCGAGTATTCTGGCAGCCTGAGCGAAATTTATGTAATAGAGGGCCAAGCGGTTAAGGCTGGCCAGCCGCTAGTTAAGCTTGAGGCCTCTGCTGGTGAGGGGCCAAGTGTAAACACTCCTGCAAGCGGAGTTTCTGCACAAATACAAAATCAGTATGAAAATGCACTTAAAGACTTTAATCGTTATCAAGCCTTATATGAACAAGGAGCGGTTTCGCGACGGCAATTAGAAAATGCCAATGCTCGCCTCAAGGAAGCAGAGGCAAACTTAGGCAATGGTCGCAAAATGTCCGCGACGCTTCAAGGAACTGCCACTATCGTAGCACCCATCGATGGTATTGTGACAGGTCTTGCCGCAGGTTCCGGCACGACCGTGCAAGCCGGACAGCAACTGTTGGTTCTGGGTGGTGGTCAAGATATAGAAGTTGTTGTGCAACTCGCACAAGCTGATCTGTATTTGGTTCACTTAGGTACTGAGGTAGTCATCGCTCTGCCAGGGCAAACGATGACGGGGCAAACTGCTAGTATTGATCCTGTAGTGGAAGCAGACCAAATTTCATCTTTTCTAGCTCATATAAAGCTTATGGATAAGCCAGCTGCGGTATTAACTCCTGGTATGTCGATAGGCGTTCATATTGATACCGGACAAATGACATCAGTCGCTGTACTTCCTACTGTTTCCATATTTCATGATGAGCAAGGGCGAAGTTTTATCTATGCCGCCGTTCATGACAAGGCTGTACGCCAAGAAATCACAGTTGGTGAGGCTCTTGGTGAATTTACAGAAATTACTTCTCCGATGGCGCAAGACACCATGGTTATTACAAGCAATGTTGATGAGTTAAAAAATGGATCGACCATTGTAATCAGATAA
- a CDS encoding peptidase M23 — MLILNKAYKLIQKGINLKLFSIKSIIMLLCLVGIFPIGILAKVHHPVESNGNTSIDSALFQQQAGLAHSTNAAVQSDKLAATPSIWPTSGSISSGFGWRNAPMEGASETHQGIDIASNTGTPVVATADGKVVKSGWSEGYGNIVQIDHGNGLETIYGHNSQIVATIGQNVKKGQLIAYVGSTGVSTGPHLHYEIRVNHSAVDPMKFLVRY; from the coding sequence ATGCTTATTTTAAACAAAGCATACAAGCTAATCCAAAAGGGCATTAATCTAAAGCTTTTTTCAATAAAATCCATTATCATGTTATTATGCTTAGTTGGCATATTTCCTATTGGTATTTTGGCAAAAGTTCATCATCCTGTTGAGTCAAACGGTAACACTAGCATCGATTCGGCACTTTTCCAGCAACAAGCCGGCCTGGCTCACTCCACCAATGCCGCGGTGCAATCTGACAAGTTAGCGGCTACGCCATCTATCTGGCCAACCAGTGGTTCAATCAGCTCTGGTTTTGGTTGGCGCAATGCACCCATGGAAGGAGCAAGTGAAACCCATCAAGGAATTGATATTGCCAGCAACACCGGTACGCCAGTTGTCGCAACTGCTGATGGCAAGGTTGTAAAAAGCGGCTGGTCAGAAGGCTATGGCAATATTGTGCAAATCGATCACGGTAATGGACTAGAAACTATTTATGGACATAATTCACAAATAGTCGCAACCATCGGTCAAAACGTAAAAAAAGGCCAGCTCATTGCTTATGTCGGCAGTACAGGGGTCAGTACCGGACCGCATCTGCATTATGAAATTCGAGTAAATCATAGTGCTGTAGATCCTATGAAATTTCTGGTTCGCTATTGA
- the arsC_1 gene encoding arsenate reductase, with protein MMKEKLLFICYPKCTTCQKAQKWLEHHGIAYELRNIKEQNPTAAELDEWRGKSQVPLRKFFNTSGMLYKSLALKDKLSVMSETEQMALLATDGMLVKRPLVITDKKVLVGFKEAEWETLTMSN; from the coding sequence ATGATGAAAGAAAAGCTTCTTTTTATTTGTTACCCCAAATGCACGACTTGCCAAAAAGCACAAAAGTGGCTTGAACATCATGGGATTGCCTATGAATTGCGCAATATCAAAGAACAAAATCCAACGGCAGCAGAGTTGGATGAGTGGCGAGGAAAAAGCCAGGTTCCGCTGCGTAAGTTTTTTAATACAAGCGGGATGTTATACAAGTCCTTAGCGTTAAAAGACAAGTTGTCCGTGATGTCTGAGACCGAGCAGATGGCGCTGCTCGCAACAGATGGGATGCTTGTCAAACGCCCGCTTGTCATTACCGATAAAAAAGTTTTGGTAGGGTTTAAGGAAGCGGAGTGGGAGACCCTAACAATGAGTAATTAG
- a CDS encoding radical SAM domain protein, whose product MKKYKKVYVEITNVCNLKCDFCPETRRKAEFMSVATFEQILDQIKPFTDHLYLHVKGEPLLHPHLGCMLDISYDKGFKVNITTNGVLINQAAELLIQKPAVRQINFSLHSFDGNQNTISKDEYIDSILRFSTRAILESTIIIALRLWNLDEALSTEDQRIRNLAIIHKIEETFELRDKIQSNLSEAKSFKLGDRIFLQQDHEFKWPDLKEREDDYKGSCWGLRNQVAILVDGTVVPCCLDGDGMISLGNIHDSKFSDIISGKRAEAIRMGFCNQQVVEELCRKCGYRKRFSK is encoded by the coding sequence ATGAAGAAATATAAAAAAGTTTATGTAGAAATCACAAATGTATGTAATTTAAAGTGTGATTTTTGTCCTGAAACTAGACGAAAAGCTGAATTTATGTCTGTAGCGACATTTGAACAAATCCTTGATCAGATCAAGCCTTTTACCGATCATCTATACTTGCATGTAAAGGGAGAGCCATTATTACATCCTCATTTAGGCTGTATGCTTGATATCAGTTATGATAAGGGCTTTAAAGTAAATATTACAACCAATGGAGTTCTGATCAATCAAGCAGCAGAATTGTTGATTCAGAAACCAGCTGTGAGGCAAATCAACTTTTCACTCCATAGCTTTGATGGGAATCAAAATACAATCTCTAAAGACGAGTATATTGACAGTATTCTTCGCTTTTCTACTAGGGCAATTTTGGAATCAACGATTATTATTGCTTTAAGGCTATGGAATTTGGATGAGGCATTAAGTACCGAGGATCAAAGAATAAGAAATTTAGCAATCATTCATAAGATTGAAGAGACGTTTGAACTGCGAGATAAAATACAGAGTAATTTATCTGAGGCAAAATCTTTTAAACTAGGGGATCGAATCTTTTTACAGCAAGATCATGAATTTAAATGGCCTGATTTAAAGGAACGAGAGGATGACTATAAAGGATCGTGCTGGGGGCTGCGAAATCAGGTAGCAATTTTAGTGGATGGTACAGTGGTACCTTGTTGTCTTGATGGAGATGGGATGATAAGTTTAGGAAATATTCATGACAGCAAATTTTCGGATATTATCAGTGGAAAAAGAGCAGAAGCGATAAGAATGGGCTTTTGCAATCAGCAGGTCGTAGAAGAACTTTGCCGAAAGTGTGGGTATAGAAAAAGGTTTAGCAAATAG
- the phnA gene encoding hypothetical protein, translated as MMSDLPNCPKCNSEYTYEDGAMLVCPECAHEWTVKLETDSEDRKVVRDANGNVLNDGDSVTVIKDLKVKGSSSVVKIGTKVKNIRLIDGDHDIDCQIDGFGAMKLKSEFVKKA; from the coding sequence ATGATGTCTGATTTACCCAATTGCCCAAAATGCAATTCAGAATATACTTATGAAGATGGAGCGATGCTCGTCTGTCCGGAATGTGCTCATGAGTGGACTGTCAAGTTAGAAACTGATAGTGAAGATAGAAAGGTAGTTAGAGACGCAAACGGAAATGTCTTAAATGATGGTGACTCCGTCACTGTAATCAAGGATTTAAAAGTAAAAGGAAGTTCATCGGTCGTAAAAATTGGGACAAAGGTAAAAAATATTCGCCTAATTGATGGCGATCATGATATTGATTGTCAGATTGATGGGTTTGGAGCCATGAAATTAAAATCTGAATTTGTCAAAAAGGCATAG
- a CDS encoding FAD-binding protein has product MKCEGLSGKIIVHGNPEYEQARQEYNTAINQYPAIIVYCFDTCDVVHAIRWSREQGIELRVRSGGHDYEGYSNGTCKLVIDTSPMNKIELNLLNDTVKVQAGTRLLALYEFLYQYGYTFPGGTCPTVAISGLVLGGGIGLSTRYLGLTADSLLEATMIDFEGSQLTANYDCNSELFWALKGAGGGNFGVVTDYTFQLKKVDQITLIQLRWDDNTLARNIFLQVWQEMLPHLDRRLSLFGGIYKVGAWVNAFFYGHPEEARQILQPLLNIPGLTLEIIQYIPFIEAVKAIGAMYPKQESFQAAGRFAQREFSQNELERLLDIIDQAPSIRTSSIRVYSLGGAVRDIESDDTAFPYRQADYIIAIVSSWENRDEAEAHKEWVRAGFNYLYTITRGSYVNFPYSQTPEYQQAYFGSNLSRLQDVKKVYDPCNIFSFPQSIKLPC; this is encoded by the coding sequence TTGAAATGCGAAGGATTATCTGGGAAAATCATAGTACATGGGAATCCCGAATATGAGCAGGCCAGGCAAGAATATAATACGGCAATCAACCAATATCCTGCGATCATTGTGTATTGTTTTGATACCTGTGATGTAGTTCATGCAATACGTTGGTCAAGGGAACAGGGAATAGAACTGAGGGTCCGATCTGGCGGTCACGACTATGAGGGATATTCAAATGGAACGTGCAAGCTGGTCATAGACACATCCCCTATGAATAAAATAGAATTAAATCTGCTTAATGATACTGTAAAGGTACAGGCAGGTACGAGATTATTGGCCCTGTATGAGTTTCTTTATCAATACGGTTATACTTTTCCTGGTGGAACATGTCCCACTGTAGCAATATCGGGTTTGGTTTTAGGCGGTGGTATTGGATTATCCACCCGCTATTTAGGCTTAACCGCGGACAGTCTATTAGAGGCAACTATGATCGATTTTGAAGGAAGTCAGCTAACTGCAAACTATGATTGTAATTCAGAATTGTTTTGGGCATTAAAAGGAGCGGGCGGCGGTAATTTTGGTGTTGTAACTGATTATACATTCCAGTTGAAAAAGGTGGATCAGATAACCTTAATTCAGCTTAGGTGGGATGATAATACGCTGGCTAGAAATATCTTTCTACAAGTATGGCAAGAAATGCTGCCTCATTTAGATCGTCGGTTAAGTCTATTCGGTGGAATCTACAAGGTTGGGGCGTGGGTAAACGCATTTTTTTATGGTCATCCGGAAGAAGCAAGACAGATTTTGCAGCCACTACTAAATATACCAGGCTTAACCTTAGAAATTATTCAATATATCCCGTTCATTGAGGCTGTAAAAGCAATTGGGGCTATGTATCCGAAGCAGGAATCCTTCCAGGCAGCGGGCAGATTTGCTCAGCGAGAGTTTTCACAAAATGAGTTAGAAAGACTTCTTGATATTATCGATCAAGCGCCTTCGATCCGTACTTCGTCAATACGTGTATATTCGCTGGGCGGTGCCGTTCGCGATATCGAATCAGATGATACTGCCTTCCCTTATAGGCAGGCTGACTATATTATTGCAATCGTATCATCGTGGGAAAATAGAGATGAAGCAGAAGCCCATAAAGAATGGGTCAGGGCTGGCTTTAACTATCTTTATACAATTACGCGGGGATCGTATGTAAACTTTCCTTATAGCCAAACACCGGAATATCAACAAGCATATTTTGGGAGCAATCTATCAAGGCTGCAGGATGTCAAAAAAGTATATGATCCCTGTAATATATTCAGCTTTCCTCAGAGTATAAAGCTTCCATGCTGA
- the deaD gene encoding ATP-dependent RNA helicase DbpA, with amino-acid sequence MDFQYIEGYIFSKAIVEALKALGYEKLTKVQEEVIPLVLAQKDIIVKSQTGSGKTAAFAIPVCEKIEIEQKNPQVLVLTPTRELAVQLKQDISNIGRFRGIRCAAIFGGQPMEIQRRELRQRVHVIVGTPGRTLDHIAKNTLDLKEVQYFIIDEADRMLDMGFIEQVEAIIKMLPVNRLTMLFSATMPDEIQKMCQQYMNNPIKVEIVSESPSMENIRQAYYEVEEHEKLHVMMKMVYVEQPESCIVFCNTRDKIETVFNSLQHKGCSCGMLHGGMEQRERLQAIHDFKRGRFQFLIATDVAARGLHIDEVSLVVNYDMPLSNESYVHRIGRTGRAGKVGAAITLVTKNEYKVLHEIEEYLHYKIPKQEVPSEEEASAGKMAFNNRDVIEPIIKIDKSEKLNSQITRIRINAGKKTKMRPGDILGAISAIPGISGGDIGIIDVQDTCSYVEILGDKGGLVMEALLSTKIKGKIHTVKEVGFANK; translated from the coding sequence ATGGATTTTCAATATATAGAGGGCTATATTTTCAGTAAAGCAATAGTTGAAGCATTAAAGGCCTTAGGGTATGAGAAACTGACTAAAGTTCAGGAAGAGGTAATACCATTAGTGCTCGCTCAGAAGGATATCATAGTGAAGTCTCAGACTGGTAGTGGAAAAACAGCCGCGTTTGCCATCCCGGTTTGTGAAAAGATAGAAATAGAGCAAAAAAATCCGCAGGTCTTGGTTCTTACACCCACTAGAGAACTGGCAGTACAATTAAAACAGGATATTTCTAATATAGGGAGATTTAGAGGAATCCGCTGCGCCGCTATTTTCGGCGGACAACCTATGGAAATACAAAGAAGAGAATTAAGACAAAGAGTACATGTTATTGTAGGGACACCAGGGAGAACCTTAGACCATATTGCAAAAAACACGTTGGATCTAAAAGAAGTGCAATATTTCATCATTGATGAAGCTGACAGAATGCTGGATATGGGCTTTATCGAGCAGGTGGAAGCTATTATCAAGATGCTGCCGGTTAACAGGCTGACCATGCTGTTTTCTGCTACGATGCCAGATGAAATTCAAAAAATGTGTCAGCAGTACATGAATAATCCTATCAAAGTAGAAATTGTTTCAGAAAGTCCTAGTATGGAAAATATCAGGCAAGCTTATTATGAAGTAGAAGAACATGAAAAGCTTCATGTAATGATGAAAATGGTCTATGTTGAGCAACCAGAGAGTTGTATTGTCTTTTGCAATACGAGAGACAAGATAGAGACTGTTTTTAATAGTTTGCAGCACAAAGGCTGCTCCTGTGGAATGCTGCATGGAGGCATGGAGCAAAGAGAGCGGCTTCAGGCTATTCATGATTTTAAACGGGGAAGATTCCAATTTCTGATTGCGACTGATGTGGCAGCCAGGGGATTGCATATCGATGAGGTGTCACTCGTGGTCAATTATGATATGCCGCTCAGTAACGAAAGTTATGTTCATCGAATTGGCAGAACAGGGCGAGCTGGGAAAGTAGGCGCGGCGATTACACTTGTCACTAAGAATGAATATAAGGTTTTGCATGAGATCGAAGAGTATCTTCATTATAAGATTCCGAAACAGGAAGTTCCGTCAGAGGAAGAAGCGTCAGCAGGCAAAATGGCGTTTAACAATCGTGATGTCATTGAGCCTATCATAAAAATTGATAAAAGTGAAAAGTTAAATAGCCAGATTACCCGAATTCGAATCAATGCAGGTAAGAAGACAAAGATGCGGCCAGGCGATATACTCGGAGCGATAAGTGCCATTCCAGGTATCAGCGGAGGCGACATTGGCATTATCGATGTCCAAGACACATGCTCCTATGTGGAGATTTTGGGCGATAAGGGAGGTCTTGTGATGGAGGCGCTTCTGTCGACAAAGATTAAAGGGAAGATCCATACGGTAAAAGAGGTGGGCTTTGCTAATAAGTAG
- a CDS encoding siderophore biosynthesis protein SbnG yields the protein MYKNLLKEKLRRREAVAGCMIQGFHPALIEICGLAGFDFVFIDAEHSALTPSHCEELVRAAEVRHTIPLIRVPNAEPDTILRFMDIGAMGIILPGVSTKEETEKAIRAIKYYPQGNRGLNAVRASDYGMTKPLSEYVMDANKETVVIAIIENTIAIENLAEILAVDGLDGVILGTSDLSQSLGVPGQGQHPSVQQAYHRFVNEGLKSGKAIGTVVRPGETVKEYLDAGLAILITSAYSLFGKEAKRFVGEFK from the coding sequence ATGTATAAGAATTTATTAAAAGAGAAGCTGCGCAGGCGCGAAGCTGTAGCAGGTTGTATGATCCAAGGGTTTCACCCAGCGTTGATAGAAATATGCGGTCTTGCCGGATTCGATTTTGTATTTATCGATGCAGAGCACAGTGCTCTTACGCCAAGCCATTGTGAGGAACTTGTGAGAGCAGCGGAGGTTCGGCATACAATACCGCTTATTAGGGTGCCAAATGCTGAGCCTGATACCATACTGCGTTTTATGGATATTGGGGCGATGGGCATTATTTTGCCAGGCGTTTCAACAAAAGAGGAAACTGAAAAAGCGATCCGGGCAATAAAATACTACCCTCAGGGTAACCGCGGGCTTAATGCAGTCAGGGCATCTGATTATGGGATGACAAAACCATTGTCCGAGTATGTAATGGATGCGAATAAAGAGACCGTTGTTATTGCAATCATTGAAAATACGATTGCGATAGAAAATCTTGCTGAGATTCTCGCGGTTGATGGACTTGATGGAGTGATTCTTGGCACTTCAGATCTCTCGCAATCTCTTGGAGTACCTGGCCAGGGGCAACATCCAAGCGTGCAACAAGCCTATCATCGGTTTGTAAATGAGGGCTTAAAATCAGGGAAAGCAATAGGTACTGTAGTAAGGCCAGGAGAAACTGTCAAAGAATATTTGGATGCTGGGCTGGCCATTTTGATAACGAGTGCCTATTCTCTTTTTGGCAAAGAAGCCAAGCGTTTCGTGGGAGAATTTAAGTAA